In one Thioclava sp. ES.031 genomic region, the following are encoded:
- a CDS encoding OmpH family outer membrane protein: protein MRLSRFTVSFIAAALAFGPGAAVAQSAGQAGDAQVPAPGPRVQSSAVLTLDWEKLYDNSLWGKRVQSEIQAASSALRKENDRIASQLEAEERKLTEERLTMPSDEFQQAADAFDKRATDIRKAQKAKADAIQSQLNQEHQTFVQTVVPLLDEVLKARGAVVVLDSRAIIRGLAQADVTQELGARVDKEIGDGAGRVTPLVPPTSNDGSGNASTGAGAAPDAPAPPAQTTPAQPAPDQAGNDATTDQSGEAGVFVDTTPNTAPKGDGNSTLDGATRDAPGLPLGLPVVNGTQGTQSDATTAQ, encoded by the coding sequence ATGCGTCTGAGCCGCTTCACGGTATCCTTTATCGCAGCCGCGCTGGCCTTCGGGCCCGGCGCGGCTGTCGCGCAATCGGCGGGCCAGGCCGGGGATGCGCAAGTGCCTGCGCCCGGGCCGCGCGTGCAATCGAGTGCGGTTCTGACCCTCGATTGGGAGAAGCTTTACGACAATTCTCTCTGGGGCAAGCGGGTGCAATCCGAGATTCAGGCCGCGTCGAGCGCGCTGCGCAAGGAAAACGACCGGATCGCGAGCCAGCTCGAGGCGGAGGAGCGCAAGCTCACCGAGGAGCGGCTGACGATGCCCTCGGATGAGTTCCAGCAAGCCGCCGATGCCTTCGACAAGCGGGCGACCGATATTCGCAAGGCCCAGAAGGCCAAGGCCGATGCGATCCAGAGTCAGTTGAATCAGGAACATCAGACCTTCGTGCAGACGGTGGTGCCGCTGCTCGACGAGGTGCTGAAGGCGCGCGGTGCGGTCGTTGTGCTCGATTCCCGCGCGATCATCCGCGGGCTCGCGCAGGCCGATGTGACGCAGGAACTGGGCGCGCGGGTCGACAAGGAAATCGGCGACGGGGCCGGGCGGGTGACGCCTTTGGTTCCGCCGACGTCGAACGATGGCTCTGGCAACGCGTCGACGGGGGCGGGCGCTGCACCGGACGCACCTGCGCCGCCAGCGCAAACGACGCCGGCGCAACCCGCTCCAGATCAGGCTGGAAATGATGCGACGACGGATCAAAGCGGCGAAGCAGGCGTTTTCGTGGATACGACCCCGAATACCGCGCCCAAGGGCGACGGTAATTCGACGCTCGACGGGGCGACCCGCGACGCGCCCGGTCTGCCGCTTGGCCTACCGGTCGTGAATGGCACTCAGGGCACGCAAAGCGACGCCACGACGGCGCAATAG
- the lpxA gene encoding acyl-ACP--UDP-N-acetylglucosamine O-acyltransferase: MSIDPSAQIHASSVIEAGAVIGPDCRIGPFCVVGPEVVLGRGVSLQSHVVLQGATEIGDETEVYPFASLGQIPQDLKFNGEKTRLKIGKRNRIREYVTMNTGTEGGGGLTEIGDDGLFMSSCHVAHDCKLGDRVILVNSVAVAGHCVLGDDVIVGGLSGVHQFVRIGRGAIIGALSMVTADVIPHALVAGPRAGLEGLNLVGLKRRGTSREEISALRKTVEALGQGSFRESARTLSEEGVEGELAREVLDFILGPSDRSFLTPGK, translated from the coding sequence ATGAGCATTGACCCAAGTGCGCAGATTCACGCGTCCTCGGTGATCGAAGCCGGCGCGGTGATCGGTCCGGACTGCCGGATCGGCCCGTTCTGCGTGGTCGGCCCCGAGGTCGTGCTGGGCCGGGGCGTCAGCCTGCAAAGCCATGTCGTGCTGCAGGGCGCGACCGAGATCGGCGACGAGACGGAGGTCTATCCTTTCGCCTCGCTCGGCCAGATTCCGCAGGACCTGAAATTCAACGGCGAGAAGACGCGGCTGAAGATCGGCAAGCGCAACCGCATCCGCGAATATGTGACGATGAATACCGGCACCGAAGGCGGCGGCGGGCTGACCGAGATCGGCGATGACGGCCTGTTCATGTCGTCCTGCCACGTCGCGCATGACTGCAAGCTGGGCGACCGGGTCATTCTGGTGAATTCGGTCGCGGTCGCGGGGCATTGCGTGCTGGGCGATGACGTCATCGTCGGCGGCCTGTCCGGCGTGCACCAATTCGTCCGGATCGGGCGCGGCGCGATCATCGGCGCGCTGTCGATGGTGACAGCGGATGTGATCCCGCATGCGCTGGTCGCGGGACCGCGCGCGGGGCTCGAAGGGCTCAACCTCGTGGGGCTGAAGCGTCGCGGGACGTCGCGCGAGGAAATCTCCGCGCTGCGCAAGACCGTCGAGGCGCTTGGACAAGGCAGCTTCCGCGAAAGCGCGCGAACCCTCTCGGAAGAGGGCGTCGAAGGCGAATTGGCGCGCGAAGTGCTCGACTTCATCCTCGGCCCGTCCGACCGCAGCTTCCTGACGCCCGGCAAATGA
- the fabZ gene encoding 3-hydroxyacyl-ACP dehydratase FabZ yields the protein MTEPAPYTEADLSLIKRIIPHRYPFLLIDKVRDIVPNKGAVGIKNVTANEPHFQGHFPEEPIMPGVTIVEAMAQTSAVVVGISLDVIDKPLLTYFMGIDKCKFRRKVVPGDVLELHVTVKRGGGKIWKFEGRGTVNGELAAEAEFTAMMDLQG from the coding sequence ATGACCGAACCCGCCCCCTATACCGAAGCCGATCTGTCGCTCATCAAGCGCATCATTCCGCATCGCTATCCGTTCCTGCTGATCGACAAGGTGCGTGACATCGTCCCGAACAAAGGGGCAGTCGGCATCAAGAACGTCACCGCGAACGAGCCGCATTTCCAGGGCCATTTCCCGGAAGAGCCGATCATGCCCGGCGTCACCATCGTCGAGGCGATGGCGCAGACCTCTGCCGTGGTGGTGGGCATCTCGCTCGACGTGATCGACAAGCCGCTGCTGACCTATTTCATGGGCATCGACAAGTGCAAGTTCCGCCGCAAGGTGGTGCCGGGCGACGTGCTCGAACTGCATGTCACCGTGAAGCGCGGCGGCGGCAAGATCTGGAAATTTGAAGGCCGTGGTACGGTGAATGGTGAATTGGCCGCAGAGGCCGAGTTCACCGCCATGATGGACCTTCAGGGCTGA